A region from the Azospirillaceae bacterium genome encodes:
- a CDS encoding M3 family metallopeptidase — MTTAVSPQISDAPVLDNPLLDMGPLPAFDAVKPEHVAPALEAAIARHDAVVQAVVHGTDRGFAAVCLAMEEAEADLSDLWQTVSHLHSVADTKDLRAAHATAQERLITYSSAVAQNAELYAAYAAVDLGALGPTERRLVELSLRNFKLGGVALPQEQRERFAAVQVELGRLQTAYGSAVLDATEAWIEHITDEATLAGVPAADKAMLASLAAARGLEGWVVTLHHPSVRAILTYADNRDLRYRVYRAFGTRASEQGVNPETLDNSDRMGAIMALRREAAALLDFANPVDLSLATKMARSGTEVVDFLRDLAQRARPPAEADRAQLQAFAKETLGLDALEPWDSGYVAEKLRQALHNIDDQKVKAYFPLPRVMDGLLALLHDVFGITLTLDESARVWHPDVRYYTLSRDGVPFAGLFMDLYARTGKKGGAWMAVCRTRLRRDGATQLPVAYLNCNFAPPAAGKPSQLSHGDVLTLLHEMGHCLHHVLSEVDYPSISGVTGFEWDAVELPSQLLENFAWNRDILRSMSGHVDTGEPLPDALFDAMLGAQRFQAALALLRQVEFALFDLQMHLDAGINDAATIQALLDRVRGEVAVMIPPAWHRFAHAFTHIFAGGYAAGYYSYLWAERLSLDGFSKFLEDDMARAGEAFRAQVLAVGSSRPALDSYIAFRGREPENDALLKRYGLAA, encoded by the coding sequence ATGACCACCGCCGTTTCCCCGCAGATCAGCGACGCCCCCGTGCTGGACAACCCTCTGCTGGACATGGGCCCCCTGCCCGCCTTCGACGCGGTGAAGCCCGAGCATGTGGCCCCGGCGCTGGAGGCCGCCATCGCGCGCCATGACGCCGTCGTCCAGGCCGTCGTCCACGGCACAGACCGCGGCTTCGCCGCCGTCTGCCTGGCGATGGAAGAGGCGGAGGCCGACCTGTCGGACCTGTGGCAGACCGTCAGCCACCTACACAGCGTGGCCGACACCAAGGACCTGCGCGCCGCCCACGCCACGGCGCAGGAACGGCTGATCACCTATTCATCGGCCGTGGCGCAGAACGCGGAACTCTACGCCGCCTACGCCGCCGTGGATCTGGGCGCGCTGGGCCCGACGGAGCGGCGCCTGGTGGAATTGAGCCTGCGCAACTTCAAGCTAGGCGGCGTGGCCCTGCCCCAGGAACAGCGCGAGCGCTTCGCCGCCGTGCAGGTGGAACTGGGCCGGTTGCAGACCGCCTACGGCAGCGCCGTGCTGGACGCGACCGAGGCCTGGATCGAACACATCACCGATGAGGCGACGTTGGCCGGGGTGCCGGCGGCCGACAAGGCCATGCTGGCCAGCCTGGCGGCGGCCCGCGGGCTGGAGGGCTGGGTCGTCACCCTGCACCACCCTTCCGTCCGCGCCATCCTAACCTACGCCGACAACCGCGACCTGCGGTATCGCGTCTACCGCGCCTTCGGCACCCGCGCGTCTGAGCAGGGCGTGAACCCCGAGACCTTGGACAACAGCGACCGCATGGGCGCGATCATGGCCCTGCGGCGTGAGGCGGCGGCCCTGCTGGACTTCGCCAACCCGGTGGACCTGTCGCTGGCCACCAAGATGGCCCGCAGCGGGACGGAGGTGGTGGACTTCCTGCGCGACCTGGCCCAACGCGCCCGCCCGCCGGCGGAGGCCGACCGCGCGCAGTTGCAGGCCTTCGCCAAGGAGACGCTGGGCCTGGACGCGCTGGAGCCGTGGGACAGTGGTTATGTCGCGGAAAAACTGCGCCAGGCCCTGCACAACATCGACGACCAGAAGGTGAAGGCCTACTTCCCCCTGCCCCGGGTGATGGATGGCCTGCTGGCCCTGCTGCACGATGTGTTCGGCATCACCCTGACCCTGGATGAGAGCGCCCGCGTCTGGCACCCGGACGTGCGGTATTACACCCTGTCGCGCGACGGCGTGCCCTTCGCCGGCCTGTTCATGGACCTGTACGCCCGCACCGGCAAGAAGGGCGGCGCCTGGATGGCCGTGTGCCGCACCCGCCTGCGCCGCGACGGCGCGACACAGCTGCCGGTCGCCTACCTCAACTGCAACTTCGCCCCGCCCGCTGCCGGCAAGCCCAGCCAGCTCAGCCACGGCGACGTGCTGACCCTGCTGCATGAGATGGGACATTGCCTGCACCATGTGCTGAGCGAGGTCGACTACCCCTCCATCAGCGGTGTCACGGGGTTCGAGTGGGATGCGGTGGAACTGCCCAGCCAGTTGCTGGAGAATTTCGCCTGGAACCGGGACATCCTGCGCTCCATGTCCGGCCATGTGGACACGGGCGAGCCGCTGCCGGACGCGCTGTTCGACGCCATGCTGGGCGCCCAGCGTTTCCAGGCGGCCTTGGCCCTGCTGCGGCAGGTGGAGTTCGCCCTGTTCGACCTGCAGATGCACCTGGACGCGGGCATCAACGACGCCGCCACCATCCAGGCCCTGCTGGACCGGGTGCGCGGTGAGGTGGCGGTGATGATCCCACCCGCCTGGCACCGCTTCGCCCACGCCTTCACCCACATCTTCGCCGGCGGCTACGCGGCGGGGTACTACAGCTATCTGTGGGCGGAGCGCCTGTCGCTGGACGGCTTCAGCAAGTTCCTGGAGGACGATATGGCCCGGGCGGGCGAAGCCTTCCGCGCCCAGGTCCTGGCCGTGGGATCGTCCCGCCCGGCGCTGGACAGCTACATCGCCTTCCGTGGGCGCGAGCCGGAGAACGACGCCCTGCTGAAGCGATACGGCCTGGCGGCTTAG
- a CDS encoding gluconate:H+ symporter, giving the protein MSADLWLVLAAGGSIALAVVLIVRLRLHPFLALLCAALVLATARGMDAAHTLGAVQKGFGDIMGGAGLVVALGLTLGVMLKVSGAAASLAAATVGAVGPRWRPWGCLLAALVLGLPLFFETGVVLLLPIIAALPAMERRGRLALMLPALAGLSTLHALVPPHPGPMIAVEQMGAAVGHTLLLGVVIGLPVAVLAGPLFARFIAQHVDVEEVDDPAPPSGPLPSPWPALGIVLLPVVLIAAKALADLRGGGGPVLALLGAPVPALLVANLAALAVFFRRPGVDWTGLWHEAMAPAGAILLSIAAGGAFKEVLVEAGLADTLARFAEAGAVSPILLAWGIAVMIRLATGSATVATITASGALAGVAPAAGVAPEYLVLAVGAGSVFFSHVNDPGFWLVKNYLGTSTIGTLKTWSVLETIISVAGLALVLLASHVF; this is encoded by the coding sequence TTGAGCGCGGATTTATGGCTGGTCCTGGCCGCCGGGGGCAGCATCGCCCTGGCCGTCGTGCTGATCGTCCGGTTGCGCCTGCACCCCTTCCTGGCCCTGTTGTGCGCGGCGCTGGTGTTGGCCACCGCCCGGGGGATGGACGCGGCCCACACCCTGGGCGCGGTGCAGAAGGGCTTCGGCGACATCATGGGCGGCGCCGGCCTGGTGGTGGCCTTAGGCCTGACGCTGGGCGTCATGCTGAAGGTGTCGGGTGCGGCCGCGTCGCTGGCCGCCGCCACGGTGGGTGCGGTGGGGCCGCGTTGGCGCCCCTGGGGCTGCCTGCTGGCCGCCCTGGTCCTGGGCCTGCCGCTGTTCTTCGAGACTGGCGTCGTCCTGCTGCTGCCCATCATCGCAGCATTGCCGGCGATGGAGCGGCGCGGACGTCTGGCTTTGATGCTGCCGGCGCTGGCCGGATTGTCGACCTTGCACGCCCTGGTGCCGCCCCACCCGGGCCCCATGATCGCGGTGGAGCAGATGGGGGCCGCCGTGGGGCACACCCTGCTGCTGGGCGTGGTGATCGGCCTGCCCGTCGCGGTGCTGGCCGGGCCCCTGTTCGCCCGCTTCATCGCCCAGCATGTGGATGTGGAGGAGGTTGACGATCCCGCGCCGCCGTCAGGCCCGCTGCCGTCGCCCTGGCCGGCCCTGGGCATCGTCCTGCTGCCCGTCGTGCTGATCGCCGCCAAGGCGCTGGCCGACCTGCGGGGCGGCGGCGGGCCGGTCCTGGCCCTGCTGGGGGCGCCGGTGCCGGCCCTGCTGGTGGCCAATCTGGCAGCACTGGCGGTCTTCTTCCGGCGGCCGGGCGTGGATTGGACCGGCCTGTGGCATGAGGCCATGGCGCCGGCCGGCGCCATCCTGCTCAGCATCGCCGCCGGCGGCGCCTTCAAGGAGGTGCTGGTGGAGGCGGGGCTGGCCGATACCCTGGCCCGCTTCGCGGAGGCCGGGGCGGTTTCCCCCATCCTGTTGGCCTGGGGCATCGCCGTGATGATCCGGCTGGCCACCGGCTCCGCCACCGTGGCCACCATCACCGCCTCCGGCGCCCTGGCCGGCGTGGCCCCTGCCGCCGGGGTGGCGCCGGAGTACCTGGTGCTGGCGGTGGGGGCCGGGTCGGTCTTCTTCTCCCACGTCAACGACCCGGGCTTCTGGCTGGTGAAGAACTATCTGGGCACGTCCACCATCGGCACGCTGAAGACCTGGTCGGTGCTGGAAACCATCATCTCCGTGGCCGGCCTGGCCCTGGTGCTGCTGGCCAGCCACGTTTTCTGA
- the egtD gene encoding L-histidine N(alpha)-methyltransferase, producing the protein MTVMETTERVSFLDYEPATSSFREDVLAGLAQPIRRIPCKYLYDSCGAELFERICDLPEYYPTRTELGMLERFGPEIAALAGPGAQVVEFGTGDGRKSRLLLSALDNPTAYVSIDISRDQLIREAAALAIDMPAVEITAVCGDYTQQTLALPGEGRRRIGFFPGSTIGNLTPVAATAFLARCANMLPGGAMLVGVDIPKDIDVVEAAYNDSQGVTAAFSLNILARINRELAGTFDLSGFRHHARFNHHQSKIEIFLVSRRDQRAAVAGRFFDFRAGEHIHIEDSYKLAPATFQNMARAAGFEPTQVWIDPDNLFSLHWLLAPL; encoded by the coding sequence ATGACGGTGATGGAAACGACGGAACGGGTGAGTTTCCTGGACTATGAGCCGGCGACTTCCAGTTTCCGGGAGGATGTGCTGGCCGGCCTGGCCCAGCCCATACGGCGCATCCCCTGCAAATATTTGTATGATTCCTGCGGTGCGGAACTGTTCGAACGCATATGCGACCTGCCGGAATATTATCCTACCCGCACCGAACTGGGCATGCTGGAACGCTTCGGGCCGGAGATCGCGGCGCTGGCGGGCCCTGGGGCGCAGGTGGTGGAGTTCGGCACCGGCGACGGTCGCAAAAGCCGCCTGCTGCTGTCGGCGCTGGACAATCCGACCGCCTATGTCTCCATCGACATCTCCCGCGACCAGCTGATCCGCGAGGCGGCGGCCCTGGCCATCGACATGCCGGCGGTGGAGATCACGGCCGTCTGCGGCGACTATACCCAGCAGACCCTGGCCCTGCCGGGCGAGGGCCGGCGGCGCATCGGCTTCTTCCCCGGCTCCACCATCGGCAACCTGACGCCGGTGGCGGCCACCGCCTTCCTGGCGCGCTGCGCCAACATGCTGCCGGGCGGCGCCATGCTGGTGGGCGTGGACATCCCCAAGGACATCGACGTGGTGGAGGCCGCCTACAACGACAGCCAGGGCGTCACCGCCGCCTTTTCCCTGAACATCCTGGCGCGCATCAACCGCGAACTGGCCGGCACCTTCGATTTGTCCGGCTTCCGCCACCACGCCCGTTTCAACCACCACCAGTCCAAGATCGAGATCTTCCTGGTCAGCCGGCGCGACCAGCGTGCCGCCGTGGCCGGCCGCTTCTTCGACTTCCGCGCGGGCGAGCACATCCACATCGAGGATTCCTACAAGCTGGCACCCGCCACCTTCCAGAACATGGCCCGCGCGGCCGGGTTCGAGCCCACCCAGGTGTGGATCGACCCGGACAATCTGTTCAGCCTGCATTGGCTGCTGGCGCCGTTGTGA
- the egtB gene encoding ergothioneine biosynthesis protein EgtB — protein MPVSVATPLASPTVPHPRLVDAAGQYHAVRAETLARIAGLGAEDQTLQSMPDASPTKWHLAHTTWFFETFLLAPLAPGYQSFDPHFRYLFNSYYEGVGERWPRAARGLLSRPTVAQVLDYRAHVDGAMADWLARTPPDAATSALLELGLQHEQQHQELIITDIKHALLLHPFPSAVFPPPSGPSAPIDLTWRAVPAGLYAVGVDAGPGFTFDNEGPRHKVWLDGFEIAERVVTNGDYLAFMEDGGYRRPELWLSDGWAAVRANGWRAPLYWDQGEEGAWQVKTLHGVRAVDPHDPVCHVSQYEADAYARWAEDRWPGARLPTEQEWEIAAGEPDLAPGAEPGGADRSFHPRKVGGFYGDVWEWTASAYLGYPGYRPPEGAIGEYNGKFMSGQMVLRGGSRATPAGHVRKTYRNFFPPAARWQFSGIRLARTP, from the coding sequence TTGCCGGTTTCCGTCGCGACCCCCTTGGCTTCACCCACCGTTCCCCATCCACGGCTGGTCGATGCCGCCGGGCAGTATCACGCTGTCCGCGCCGAAACGCTGGCCCGGATCGCAGGCTTGGGGGCGGAGGACCAGACGCTGCAGTCCATGCCGGACGCCAGCCCCACCAAGTGGCATCTGGCGCACACCACCTGGTTCTTCGAGACCTTCCTGCTGGCGCCTTTGGCGCCGGGCTATCAGTCCTTCGATCCCCATTTCCGCTACCTGTTCAACTCCTATTACGAGGGCGTGGGGGAGCGCTGGCCGCGCGCCGCGCGCGGGCTGCTGTCCCGGCCCACGGTGGCGCAGGTTCTGGACTATCGCGCGCATGTCGATGGCGCGATGGCGGACTGGCTGGCGCGGACCCCGCCGGACGCCGCGACATCCGCCTTGCTGGAACTGGGCCTGCAGCATGAGCAGCAGCACCAGGAACTGATCATCACCGATATCAAGCACGCGCTGCTGCTGCACCCGTTCCCGTCCGCCGTCTTCCCCCCGCCCTCCGGACCCTCGGCGCCCATCGACCTTACGTGGCGCGCCGTGCCGGCGGGACTGTACGCCGTTGGGGTGGATGCGGGGCCGGGCTTCACCTTCGACAACGAGGGCCCGCGCCACAAGGTCTGGCTGGACGGGTTCGAGATCGCGGAACGGGTGGTCACCAATGGCGACTACCTGGCGTTCATGGAGGACGGCGGCTATCGCCGGCCCGAGCTGTGGCTGTCCGACGGCTGGGCCGCGGTGCGGGCCAACGGCTGGCGGGCGCCGCTGTACTGGGACCAGGGGGAGGAAGGCGCCTGGCAGGTGAAGACCCTGCACGGCGTGCGCGCCGTCGATCCCCACGATCCCGTCTGCCACGTCAGCCAGTATGAGGCCGACGCCTATGCCCGCTGGGCGGAGGACCGCTGGCCGGGCGCCCGCCTGCCGACGGAACAGGAATGGGAAATCGCGGCGGGAGAGCCGGACCTGGCACCGGGGGCGGAACCGGGCGGCGCCGATCGCAGTTTCCATCCCCGCAAGGTCGGGGGTTTCTATGGCGACGTCTGGGAATGGACGGCCAGCGCCTATCTCGGCTACCCGGGATACCGTCCGCCGGAGGGGGCCATCGGCGAATACAACGGCAAGTTCATGAGCGGCCAGATGGTGCTGCGCGGCGGATCGCGCGCCACCCCGGCGGGCCATGTCCGCAAGACCTACCGCAATTTCTTCCCGCCGGCCGCGCGCTGGCAATTCTCAGGCATTCGACTCGCGAGGACGCCATGA
- a CDS encoding DUF3309 family protein, which produces MLGTILLVVLILLLVGALPSWPYSGGWGYGPSGLLGLVLIVVLILVLTGRA; this is translated from the coding sequence ATGCTCGGTACCATTTTATTGGTTGTGTTGATTTTGCTTCTGGTCGGCGCCCTGCCCAGCTGGCCCTACAGCGGCGGCTGGGGGTACGGTCCCAGCGGCCTGCTGGGCCTGGTGCTGATCGTCGTTCTCATCCTGGTATTGACGGGCAGGGCCTGA
- a CDS encoding DUF3008 family protein, with protein MPAKSQAQQKAAGAALAAKRGDIKKSALKGASKSMEKSMTEKELHDMAATKRKGKPGHVGASHH; from the coding sequence ATGCCCGCCAAGTCGCAAGCCCAGCAAAAGGCCGCCGGCGCCGCCCTGGCCGCCAAGCGCGGCGATATCAAGAAAAGCGCGTTGAAAGGCGCGTCCAAATCCATGGAGAAATCCATGACCGAGAAGGAACTGCACGACATGGCCGCGACCAAGCGCAAGGGCAAGCCCGGGCACGTCGGCGCCAGCCACCACTGA
- a CDS encoding TolC family protein translates to MLVRTLARVALLAAVAGCASVPPEAGFPDVQRQVADRLPPPLAQRVAWKRGDADDQAAAQAVKDLLSHPLTADGAVQVALLNNSGLQATYEDLGVAQADLVQAGLLRNPLLSLATEFPTRGDGPPKLEFSVVANFLDLLWIPARRRVAAERFEQVKLATSAQIIDLAADTRAAYIRHRAALENARAQAQATMAEQAAYDLMGRLAQAGNVSERRLATEQAALEEARVDQAEAEGETVATRETLARLMGLSGDEGAWSVDGTLPDLPPHEPDRAMVETAVVTGNLSLAASRRAVAAKAESLGLAGADSLWSESALGVGGERETDRSLVLGPAFQLPLPLFDQGQPAAAKAVAEYRQEARRVMQTAVDLRSQAREAYDRLARARDLATRYHDTVIPLQERLVRLGMAEYNFMLTSPFEVMAARQARITAYRRYIAAVRDYWLADGDLIRLAGGRQIPTTTQPGGPS, encoded by the coding sequence ATGCTGGTACGAACCCTCGCGCGTGTCGCCCTGCTGGCGGCCGTGGCGGGCTGCGCCTCCGTTCCGCCGGAGGCCGGCTTCCCCGATGTTCAGCGGCAGGTGGCCGACCGCCTGCCCCCACCCCTGGCCCAACGGGTGGCCTGGAAGCGCGGCGATGCCGACGACCAGGCCGCTGCCCAGGCGGTCAAGGATCTGCTGTCCCATCCGCTGACGGCGGATGGTGCCGTGCAGGTGGCGTTGCTGAACAATTCCGGCCTTCAGGCCACCTATGAGGATCTGGGCGTGGCCCAGGCCGACCTGGTACAGGCCGGCCTGCTGCGCAACCCGCTGCTGTCGCTGGCGACGGAGTTCCCCACCCGCGGCGACGGGCCGCCCAAGCTGGAATTCAGCGTCGTCGCCAACTTCCTGGACCTGCTGTGGATCCCGGCCCGCCGGCGCGTGGCGGCGGAGCGGTTCGAACAGGTGAAGCTGGCGACCTCCGCCCAGATCATCGACCTGGCGGCCGACACCCGCGCCGCCTACATCCGCCACCGCGCGGCCCTGGAAAACGCCCGCGCCCAAGCCCAGGCGACCATGGCGGAGCAGGCGGCCTATGACCTGATGGGCCGGCTGGCCCAGGCCGGCAACGTCAGCGAGCGGCGCCTGGCGACGGAGCAGGCCGCACTGGAGGAGGCCCGCGTGGACCAGGCGGAGGCCGAGGGCGAAACCGTCGCCACGCGCGAAACCCTGGCCCGGCTGATGGGCCTGTCGGGTGATGAGGGCGCCTGGTCGGTGGACGGCACCCTGCCCGACCTGCCACCCCATGAGCCGGATCGGGCGATGGTGGAAACTGCCGTGGTCACCGGCAACTTGTCCCTGGCGGCGTCCCGGCGTGCGGTGGCGGCCAAGGCGGAGTCCCTGGGCCTGGCCGGCGCCGACAGCCTGTGGTCGGAATCCGCCCTGGGTGTGGGCGGGGAGCGGGAGACCGACCGGTCCCTGGTGCTGGGCCCGGCCTTCCAACTGCCCCTGCCGCTGTTCGACCAGGGCCAGCCGGCGGCGGCCAAGGCGGTGGCGGAGTATCGGCAGGAGGCGCGCCGCGTGATGCAGACTGCCGTCGATCTGCGGTCCCAGGCGCGCGAGGCTTATGACCGCCTGGCCCGCGCCCGCGACCTGGCGACCCGCTACCATGACACCGTCATCCCCTTGCAGGAGCGGTTGGTGCGCCTGGGCATGGCCGAATACAACTTCATGCTGACCAGCCCGTTCGAGGTGATGGCCGCCCGCCAGGCGCGCATCACCGCCTATCGCCGCTACATCGCCGCCGTCCGCGACTATTGGCTGGCCGACGGCGACCTGATCCGCCTGGCCGGCGGCCGGCAAATCCCCACCACGACCCAACCGGGAGGCCCGTCATGA
- a CDS encoding copper oxidase yields the protein MSIWARRQILKSAALLGGAGALLRGTKASAQDHSHMDMGSMTMAPKPAPAKPAPMATRMKAAAPVTPPRPPRLVPGTDRPATITLNSGTLNGGTLPFVMKDGVKEFHLTAHEFEQEFAPGFKVKVWGYNGSTPGPTIEAVEGDRVRILVTNRLPEATSIHWHGILLPSGMDGVAGLSAPPIPPGETWAYEFTLRQHGTQMYHPHYDEMVQMAVGMMGMFVIHPKDAAIGPVDRDYTMMLHAWAIHPGTSRPDPAVMLEHDTWTINGRVFPAVEHLVVKTGERVRLRIGNVSMHEHPMHIHGHHMWVTGTDGGMIPEGARWPETTIQVPVGTTRTVEFVADNPGDWAFHCHKGHHAMNTMGHDIPNFLGVDQRDVARDMAKQLPGYMPMGEGGMGDMGAMAGMMPGPANTPPMMTGTGPYGALDMGGMVTVIKVRDEVAADYRDPGWYKAPKGTMAWKVG from the coding sequence ATGAGCATTTGGGCACGCCGCCAGATCCTGAAGTCCGCCGCCCTGCTGGGCGGGGCCGGCGCCCTGCTGCGCGGCACCAAGGCGTCGGCGCAGGACCACAGCCATATGGACATGGGGTCCATGACCATGGCGCCCAAGCCGGCGCCCGCAAAACCGGCGCCCATGGCCACGCGCATGAAGGCCGCGGCACCGGTGACCCCGCCGCGGCCACCCCGCCTGGTGCCCGGCACCGACCGGCCGGCCACCATCACCCTGAATAGTGGCACCCTGAACGGCGGCACCCTGCCCTTCGTGATGAAGGACGGCGTCAAGGAATTTCACCTGACGGCGCATGAGTTCGAACAGGAATTCGCGCCCGGCTTCAAGGTCAAGGTCTGGGGCTACAACGGCAGCACCCCCGGCCCCACCATCGAGGCGGTGGAGGGCGACCGGGTGCGCATCCTGGTGACCAACCGGCTGCCGGAGGCCACCAGCATCCATTGGCACGGCATCCTGCTGCCGTCCGGCATGGACGGCGTCGCTGGCCTGTCGGCCCCGCCCATCCCGCCGGGGGAGACCTGGGCCTACGAGTTCACGCTGCGCCAGCACGGCACCCAGATGTACCACCCCCATTATGACGAGATGGTGCAGATGGCGGTGGGCATGATGGGCATGTTCGTCATCCATCCCAAGGATGCCGCCATCGGCCCGGTGGACCGCGACTACACCATGATGCTGCACGCCTGGGCCATCCACCCCGGCACCTCGCGCCCCGACCCGGCGGTGATGCTGGAGCACGACACCTGGACCATCAACGGCCGGGTCTTCCCGGCGGTGGAGCACCTGGTGGTGAAGACGGGGGAGCGGGTGCGCCTGCGCATCGGCAACGTGTCGATGCACGAACACCCCATGCACATCCACGGCCACCACATGTGGGTGACCGGGACCGACGGCGGCATGATCCCCGAAGGGGCACGCTGGCCGGAGACCACCATCCAGGTGCCGGTGGGCACCACCCGCACGGTGGAGTTCGTGGCCGACAACCCCGGCGACTGGGCCTTCCACTGCCACAAGGGCCACCACGCCATGAACACCATGGGCCACGATATCCCCAACTTCCTGGGCGTGGACCAGCGGGACGTGGCGCGGGACATGGCCAAGCAGCTGCCGGGCTACATGCCCATGGGTGAGGGCGGCATGGGCGACATGGGGGCCATGGCCGGCATGATGCCGGGCCCGGCGAACACGCCCCCGATGATGACCGGCACCGGCCCCTACGGCGCCCTGGACATGGGCGGCATGGTGACGGTGATCAAGGTGCGCGACGAAGTGGCCGCCGACTACCGCGACCCCGGCTGGTACAAGGCACCCAAGGGCACCATGGCGTGGAAGGTGGGGTGA